A stretch of Arachis hypogaea cultivar Tifrunner chromosome 15, arahy.Tifrunner.gnm2.J5K5, whole genome shotgun sequence DNA encodes these proteins:
- the LOC112750677 gene encoding uncharacterized protein yields MASAGQAAAVAVDACKEDRESEGDRAEEKQRVRRRKEEEPSRTATASPALSCDGGGSRRRRHRARGKERGSQWSERERETGAREKEAHDRDERDLRHHRWCGRSRSHHRRRLKVPPS; encoded by the coding sequence ATGGCGTCGGCGGGACAGGCAGCCGCCGTCGCCGTCGATGCTTGCAAGGAAGATAGGGAGAGTGAGGGCGATCGAGCTGAGGAGAAGCAGAGAGTGAGAAGACGCAAAGAGGAGGAGCCGTCCCGCACCGCCACTGCGTCGCCGGCACTGTCATGCGATGGAGGAGGAAGCCGTCGCCGTCGCCATCGAGCACGAGGGAAAGAGAGAGGTTCGCAGTGgagtgagagggagagagagacagGCGCGAGGGAGAAGGAAGCTCACGACAGAGATGAGAGGGACCTTCGCCATCACCGCTGGTGTGGTCGGAGTCGCAGTCATCATCGTCGTCGATTGAAGGTGCCGCCGTCGTAG